Part of the Sporosarcina sp. FSL K6-2383 genome is shown below.
GATACGAAAACAAATAAGAAGATGATCGATAGCTATCGCAACCATTGGAAAAAGTTTTCAGACAAACAGACGAAGGGTACTGTACCAGCTCCAAGTAAGCCAGTAGAGTCGCCGGCTCCAGTTAAGCCAGTTGAAAAACCAGCGCAGACTAAGCCGACACCTGCACCAACACCGGAAAAACCTAGTGAGGTAACACCGGAGAAACCAGTTGAAACACCACAAGATGCATCTATTTCAGCCATTGAAAAAGCGGTTCTAGACTTAACAAATGCAGAAAGACAAAAAGCGGGTCTTAAACCACTACAAACTGACAAAAACTTGATGAATTCTGCACGTCAGAAATCAGCAGATATGGCTTCAAAAAATTACTTTTCACATACAAGCCCAACATACGGATCTCCATTTGATCAAATGAAGGCTAATGGTGTCACGTACAAAGCAGCAGCTGAAAATATCGCAATGGGTCAACGTACAGCTGAGGAAGTTGTCAAAGGCTGGATGGAGTCTCCAGGACATAGACAAAATATTTTAACGCCTGGATATACACACATCGGTATTGGTTATGATAAAAACGGTAACTACTGGACACAACAATTCATTCAAAAATAAATATAATTTAGGAGTCATCCTTTGTCCCGGAATCGTTCCGGGACAGAGGATGGCTCTTTTTTGATGGCTAACCTCTTTATAGAGAACGTTTAAAACATTTTTGCGTAGCGCATACTTTCTCAAGAGGTGAATGTTTTGGATGAAGTAAAATCGAATGATAGCTTGATTTTATATATACAAAATTTATTTCATAATTCCGCAGATTTGATTGTAAGGAAGATTTCTTGGAAAGATGAAGTTGCGACTATCTGTTTTTTCAATACATTGACGGAAAGCAGCGATGTGAACAGACAAATTGAAATTCTTCGTCATCGCTCCATTGCCGATCTTCCAAATTGGGAGGGAACAGCAGCCTCAAGTGTAGTAGCCTTTTCAGCCTCAAAATTGATTGAGAGCGTTACAAACGGATTTGTTGCAGTTTATTTTCCATCAACGAATCTGCTAATGATTATTACAATTCCCTCTTTTGAAGTACGTTCAACGTCTGAACCGAGCAATGAACTTGTCATTCGTGGTTCTCATGAAGGCTTCGTGGAAGACACCTCCAAAAATATTTCTCTCATTCGAAAACATCTATTCATACCGAATTTAGTTGTGAAAGATGTGCGGCTCGGGAAAGACACAAATACGAAAGTTACGTATCTCTATATTGATTCAATCGCCGAAAAAGATGTTGTAGGGGATGTTAAAACACGCATTGAAAATATCGATACACCTAAAATATACAGTATCGGACAAATCGAAGATTATTTGGAGGATTCAGTTTGGTCTCCTTTCCCGCAGTTTCTGAATACGGAAAGGCCGGATCGTGTTGTTGCGAATTTACTGGAAGGAAAAATCGTTATTTTCACCGACCAGTCTCCTTCAGCACTCATTGCACCAGTTACATTTTTTTCTTTTTTCGAGTCGCCGGATGATTTTAATGGGCGCGTCTTGGTCGGTACTTTCTTTCGTATTCTTAGGATGTCTAGTTTCCTGGTGGCCGTTTTCCTGCCTGCATTTTATATTGCTGTGGTCGGTTTTCATTCGGAAATTTTGCCGTTTGATATAGCTAGAAAAGTAAAAATAGCTGTTGAATTTATCCCGTACCGTCCAATTATTGAGGCACTGATTGTGGAAATATTCATAGAAATCATCCGGGAAGCGACAATCCGGTTACCGGCACCGATTGGTCCTACAATCGGGATAGTCGGGGGCTTAGTAATCGGGGATGCGATTGTCAATGCGGGTCTTGTGTCGAATTTGATGGTTGTCGTCGTAGCGATGACTGCAATTTCAAGTTTTGTCGTGCCGAGTGTCGAAATGAACACGACCATACGGATTATCCGATTTCCGTTCATGCTTGCAGCCACTTTTTTTGGTTTTTTTGGCATTGCCATTGGGACACTCATCTTATTTATTCATATGATGAATCGGTCTTCGCTGAATCAACCCTATTTGTCACCGGTCGTACCCTTTGACCCATCGAGATTCAAAAATGTTTTCTTTAGGATCCCCTATTATAAAAATCATAAACAACAACAAACATTTACACATGGTGGTAGCAAGCAGAAGAAGGTGGAGAAAACTTGAACTTCAATTTATCAAGAAATCAGTTTTTCCTCCTTCTTTTTATTATCCAGACAGGGTCGTCATTCTTCTCCTTCCCAGCCCCATTTATAAATGCATCTGGTAGGGATGCATGGCTTATCTTTCTCGTTGCGGGTGCTTTTCATTACATGATGTTGCTCTTCTATGAACAAAATTACAGACACTTTACGATTGGTCCATTTGTTGGATGGTTGTACAAAGGATACTGGCTTTTTGTGACCGTCGTTTATCTTGCATATGTTGATTATACATTAGCGGTATGGGGGTTCCCAGAAACACCACAAATCATTGTCATCACAATACTCGTAAGTGTATCTCTGTATGCAAATTTGAGCAGGGCGGAAACAGTCATCAATTTGTCAGTTATGCTGATTCCACTCATCATTCTATTTTTAATTTTCCTACAGTTTGCTTGGAAAGATCTGGTGTGGACAAATCTTTTTCCGGTGGGGGAATCAAAGGGTGGGGAATGGGCTAAAGGGCTTCTCAAAGCACAGATTGCTTTCATAGGCATTGAATTGTATTTGTTTTTCAGAAAGCATGTTGACATAAAACAGAAAATAAAAGGCTTTCCGTTATTTGTCTACCAACTGGTGTGGCTGATCTTCTTTTTTTTCTCTATCATATTAATGCTCTTATATTTCACACTTCCCGGATTAGAAAGAATCCCTGAACCGCTTTTATTTCTATTGAAAGCCCAAGAAGTGACTTTTGCTGAGCGTCTCGACTTGTTTTTTCTATACATTTGGACGGTTTGGACCATTGTTACCGTGACCATATTCTCCTTTGCTGCAATGTATGTTCACCGGCTTCATACAAACGAGCATCACAAAAGGGATACAATCATTTGGCACGTACTACTCGTGTTATTACCATTGCTCTTTTTATCCAAAGAAGCTATCGAAAAACTAAATGATATTATCATTTATGTGTATCTTGTTTTTGGCATACTCATTCCGTTCATCGTCATCAATACGAATCGGAGGAAATCAAAATGAAGAAAATCACACTGATTTCCATCGCCTGTTCTTTTTTACTGGCAGGATGTTGGGATGAACGGCTATACAAGGATATTACCATCGTTCCGATCATCGGGTATGAGGGGGAACCTGGAAAATGGACAGGATACTTTACACATGCTGTCGTCGCCGCCCCAGATAGCATCGGTTTTACGACTGTTGAAGGAAGTGGTGTTTCCGTAGAGGAAGCCCGGCTCGATGCAAATCGGAAGACGAGTGAAGCACTCGATCCTTCACAAGTGCTAATCGTACTTCTCACTACAGAAGCTGTTAAGACGAATCTCACGGAGACCTTCGATGTAGCCTACAGAATGCCAAGTACCCGGTTGAGCAGTCGATTCGTGGTGGTGGAAGGGGAAATGGCTCCTTATATGGAGAAGACAGAAAATATGGGCAAAGAGCTCCCCGATTACTATGATGAAAATTTGAAAACTGCTGTATATTCCTCCGTTATTCCGGACGGTGATATCCAGTTAGCTACACGATTACTATTGGACGAAGCGATTGACCTTCAGTTGCCTTACATGAAAATGTCCGAAACGACAGGGACACCTGAAGTCGCAGGAGTCGCTTTGTTCAGTGACAAAGTTTTTTCAGGTCACACATTGGACGCGAAGGAGTCGATGACCGTTCAAATTCTTAAGAAGAGACCTGGAAAGTATGCGATGTTCACATATGAGTGGAAAAAAGATAGTAAAATATATCCGGTTACTGTGACACTAGTCACATACGACAAGAAATGGGACATACAGGACAGTAAGATTAATGCGACATATAAAATGAAATTCAGTGTCAATGAATTTGCCTATAATCATCTGGATAAAGAGAAAACAAGGAAGGAAGTAGAAAAATTCCTTTCGGAAGAGCTGTCAAAGGATTTCAACGAAGTGATTAAAAAATTACAAGAAGCGAAAAGTGACCCTGTCGGCTTTGGCAGAACTGTCCGCGCCTTCCATCCTCGACTATGGAAAAAGGGAAAATGGCAAGATACGTTTTCTGAGCTCGATATCCATGTAAGGGTCGAGGCGAAAATCACAAGAACTGGTATATTGAATTGAACAGCACAAAACCCGCGATGCATATGTAGCTTCACTTCGCGGGTTTTATTTTTAATTGAATTTCTTTTTTTGAATGTAGATAAGTCGAATTGTTAGTGTAATCGCTCCGACAGTTAGACCAGCAATAAGACCAACCCAGTATCCATAGGGCCCTAAATCAGTGTGCGTCGCCATCAAATAACCAATCGGCAAACCGAGTACCCAATATGATATGATCGCCATAACGAACGTCATATTGACATCTTTATAGCCGCGTAATGCTCCTTGAACTGGAGCTTGTATCGCATCCGAAAATTGGAACAACGCAGCGAAGATAAAGAACTGTATTGCCAATGCAATGATTTTCGCATCTGTCGTATAAAGGGAAGCAATCGGTTCTCTGAATATTAACAGAATCCCAATCGATAGGAAGCTGAATGCAATGGCCAACCCGACGCCGAGAAAGCTATATTGCTTAGCATCGCGCATTTGCCCGGCGCCGACAGCTTGTCCAACGAGAATGGTTGCACCCATCGAAATACTAAGTGGAATCATATACAACAGCGATGTGAAATTCAGTGCAATCTGATGCGCAGATATGACTGCTGTTGAATAATTACTCATCATTAATGTGACAGCAGAAAAAATACTCGTTTCAACAAAAATTGAAATGCCGATTGGTACGCCGATGAACAGGATTTCTTTCCATCTTGAAAAAGAAATCCTTTCCCACCCCTTAAATAGTGTAAATTCTTTAAATGGTTTGCGTATCCAGGCGACTGAACAGGCGATAAAGAATACGAACCAATAGGTGATCCCTGATGCATAGCCAGCCCCCGCACCTCCGAGCTCTGGAAAACCAAAACTACCATAAATGAGCAGATAGTTAAGGACGATGTTAATGGGTGCGGATAGCAGGATGATAAACATCGACACCCGCGTTGCACCGAATCCATCGAAAAACGAACGCAATACAGTATAAGCAAATAGTGGAAAAAGACCGATGCTCATTCCTTTCAAATAATTTGCCGCCACAATGCGAACCGGTTCTTCGAGTGGCATTACTTCTAGTACAGGTGTAACGGCGAATACAATGATGGCATAGACAATCGCTGCAAGTGCGACTGCAACATAAAGACCTTGTTGTACAGAAGGTCGAACCTCATCACGCTGGCGTGCCCCTATATGTTGGGCGATAATTGGTGTGAGCCCCATTAAAATCCCAGCAAGCCCTGTATAGACAGGAACCCAGAAAGACGATCCAATGGTAACGCCAGCAAGATGGTATGTATCGTAACGACCTGTCATTAAAATATCGAAAAACGTCATCATATATAGAGCAACTTGGGTAATTAGTATCGGCATGACAATTGTCGCAAGTTTAAACGGTTTTTTTCGAAGAGTAAGTGTGTTTTCCAAATAAATCATCCTTTTCTACAGATAGCTATCATTGTATCATGATTCATTTGCTATAATAGCAAAGAAGTATCTTATTCAATTATTTATTAATGTAAATGAGGTGAAAGGTCATGAAAAGACCGGTAGTTTTATTAACAGGGGGCGGCACGGCAGGGCATGTATCCGTGAATCAAGCGCTTATTCCTGTATTCGAAGAAAAAGGATATGAAATTCATTACATAGGTTCGCATACTGGAATCGAAAAGGAATTGATTGGCAATGGACATCCCGAGGTTATCTATCATGCTATTCAAAGTGGGAAAGTAAGGCGTTATTTCTCTATGAAAAACTTTTCGGACCCGTTTCGCGTAGGTGCAGGCATTATGCAAGCATTAGCAATTATTCGAAAAGTAAAGCCGGAAATTATTTTTTCAAAAGGCGGATTCGTTTCAGTACCAGTAGTTCTTGCTGCCAAACTAGCAAAAGTTCCAGTTGTTGTCCATGAATCGGACTTGACGCCTGGTCTTGCCAATAAACTGGCGCTACCATTTTCCAATCAAATCTTCACAGTTTTTGAACAAACATTAGACTATGTGCCAGCAGAAAAATCGACTTGTACTGGAGCAATTATTAGACCGGAATTATTTGAGGGGATACGGGAAGACGGATTGCAGCTCGCTCGTTTATCCGGAAATAAACCAGTTCTCCTGATTATGGGAGGGAGCCAAGGTTCGGCAGTTATTAATGAGGCCATTCGGAAAGATTTAGTAGCAATCTTACAGCAGTTTGATGTTATTCATCTTTGTGGAAAAGATAATGTGGATGACAAGTTAGAAAGTATGGCGGGTTACACACAATTTGAATACGTGACAGATGGATTACCGGATCTTTTAGCCGCATCCGACTTTGCCGTATCAAGAGCAGGATCGAATGCTATCTTTGAATTGTTGGCTTTGCGGAAGCCGATGCTGCTTATTCCACTATCAGCTGTGAAAAGTAGAGGCGATCAAATTTTGAATGCCACTCATTTTCAAAAGCTTGGCTATGCGCATGTACTCCAAGAAGAGGAAATTACCAATCGGACTTTATCGACAAAATTCTCGGTTTTACTAGAGACTGAACAACAATTAATTGAAAAAATGAAGAAGTCTTTGCTACCAAAAACACCCGAAGAGATGGTGGAAATGATTTTGTTGTATCGAAATTAGTTGAACAGACAAATCTCTATAAAGTCACAAAAATTAATAGGTTGCAAGTAATTTAAAACAGGTGTAATGTAGTCCCGGGCACAAAAGTTTCACAATTGACGCTAAACCCTTTCAGTTAAAGAGTTTGCGTGGTAATATTAATAAGGATAAAAAATAAAATCACAATATGCCAGTAGGCAAATGTGGAGGTCATTTTACATGTCGAACAATGTTGACTACCATCGTTCCCCGTATGCAGTATTTTCGGGTCCAAACCTTGGGTATGTAATGGAAATGTATGAAGTGTTCAAAGTATCACCTGAGTCTGTGGACGCTGAACTTGCGGACATGTTCCGACGTTTCGGTGCGCCTATCATTGACGAGGGGAAACAAACTGAAGCCATCGGAGCGGTTGCACCAGCTGATTTCAGTAAAGTACTATCTGCCTATAAATTGCAGGATGCAATTCGTACATATGGGCATCTCGCGGCAGATATTTATCCGCTTAACGATCGTCCAAAGGATTCGACACGAATTGAAGCTTCTTATTATGGATTGACGGATAATGACTTGCGGGCAATGCCAGCATCTCTATTCTTTATTACAACTCCGCCAAATGTAGCACACGGCCTTGATGCCGTTAACTATTTGAAATCATTGTACACCGGAAAAATTGCTTATGAGTTTGATCATGTCATTGATGAAGAAGAAAGAAATTGGATTCAAGCGAAGATTGAGAGTGGCAATGTATCTACTCAACTATCTGTAGACGACAAAAAAGCTTTGCTCGAAAGATTGACAAAAATTGAAGGCTTCGAGAAATTCATTCACCGTACATTCGTTGGTGCAAAACGCTTCTCTATCGAAGGATTAGATACTCTCGTTGTCTTCCTAGATGAACTTGTTCGTCGTTCTGAAGAAGAGAAGATGACAAAAGTATTAATTGGAATGGCTCACCGTGGCCGTTTGAATGTACTCACACATATTTTAAATAAGCCATATGAAATGATGTTCGCACAATTTGCAGGTGTTCCAGATGCTCCATTCATGCCAACGGACGGTTCACTTGAAGTGACGCGTGGTTGGTTTGGAGATGTGAAATACCATATGGGTGCACTTTACAATGGGGAAACAGGTATGCAACGTTATCTTGCCTATAACCCATCCCACTTGGAAGTTGTCAATCCAATTATTACGGGTCAAACGAGAGCCGCGCAGGAAAATACAGCTCAAACGGGGATTCCAAAGCAAAATACGGAAACTGCTTATGCCGTACTCATTCATGGAGATGCAGCATTCCCAGGACAAGGAATAGTTCCTGAAACATTTAACTATAGCCGTGTACGCGGATTTAAAACAGGTGGATCCATTCATGTCATTGCCAACAATATGATTGGCTTTACGACAGAATATTATGATTCAAGGTCTACATACTATTCTTCAGACGCAGCAAAGGGCTATGAAGTACCGATTTTACACGTCAATGCAGACAGTCCGGAATCAGTCATTGCAACAGCGGCATTTGCATTTGAATACCGTCAAAAGTTTGGCAAAGATATATTAATAGACCTTCTCGGCTATCGCCGTTATGGGCATAATGAAATGGATGAGCCACTCGTTACTAATCCTGTCACGTACCATTCTGTTCATGAGCATCCAACGGTTCGTTCTTTATACGGAGCAGAGCTTGTAGAGGCTAACGTACTAACAGAAGAAGATGTGATAGCACTAGATGCTAAAGTAATCGCAACGATGCAAACAGCATATGACAAAGTGAAAGAGCCGTCTGCTCAAACAGAAGCGTTGTCAAATGCGACACCAGAAGAAGTGCTGGCCGGTTATCCAAGAGATTTAGAAACTGGTGCAGACGAATCTAGGCTTCGTCGTATTAACGAAGAGCTTTTGGCATATCCAGAAGGCTTCAATGTGTTCGGTAAATTGACACGCATCTTAAAACGCCGTGAAGACCCGTTCAATGGCAAAGGGAAAATTGATTGGGCACATGCCGAAACACTGGCTTTTGGTGCTATTCTCCAAGATGGAAACCCGATTCGTATGACTGGTCAGGATGTCCAACGTGGAACATTTGCCCATCGCCATCTTGTTCTTCATGATGAAAAAACTGGTGAAGAGCTTGTTCCTTTGCATCATATTAGCGGTGCTAATGCATCGTTTGTCGCTTACAATAGTCCATTAACAGAAGCTGCAATTGTTGGTTATGAATTTGGTTATAACTTAGAGGATCCAAAAACATTGTCGGTTTGGGAGGCACAATTCGGTGATTTTGCCAACATGGCACAAGTGATGTTCGACCAATTCGTTTCGTCTAGTTATTCGAAATGGGGTCAACAGTCTGGACTCGTATTGCTATTGCCGCATGCATCAGAAGGGCAAGGTCCTGAGCACTCAAGTGCAAGACTCGAACGCTTCTTACAGCTTTGTGCGGAAAATAACTGGACTGTTGCAAACCTTTCAAGTGCTGCGAACTATTACCATATTCTTCGCAGACAAGCTAAAATGCTTGGCGAAAAATCTATGCGTCCACTCGTTATTGTGTCGCCTAAATCTTTACTCCGCCATCCACTTGTTGGTGCGGATGTGAGCGATTTAACTGCTGGCCATTTCCAAACTGTTCTTGAACAGCCTGGAACAGGCAAGAAGGCGACGAAGGTTGAGAAGATTTTATTCGCAAGTGGGAAAGTAGCGATTGATCTTGCTGAACGTATTAAGGATGGAAAAGGCTTTGATCACTTGCATATCGTTCGTGTGGAACAGCTTTACCCGTTCCCATCCGATAAAATTGCGGACATCATTTCCCGTTATCCGAATGCAAAAGAATTAGTTTGGGTACAAGAAGAGCCGAAAAATATGGGATCTTGGAAATTTGCATTTTCTTATATTAAGGACCTTGCTGGCGATAAAGATATTTCTTACGTCGGGCGCGTTCATCGTGCTAGTCCATCAGAAGGTGACGGAGAATCTTATAAAATTGAACAAGCACGTATTCTTGATGAAGCATTGAAAAAGTAATTATATGAAATAGATAATTAGAAAAAAACAGCTTTACGCCTTTTTAAGGTAGATTAGAGGAGGAATTTATTGTGGCAGAGATAATAGTACCAGAACTGGCAGAATCGATTACAGAAGGAAGCATTGCACAATGGTTGAAAAAACCAGGTGACACTGTTGAAAAAGGTGAATTCATCGTTGAACTTGAAACAGACAAAGTAAACGTTGAAGTGATTTCAGAAGAGGCCGGTGTCGTTCAAGAACTTCTTGCAGCAGAAGGCGATACAGTTCAAGTTGGTCAAGTTATCGCAATTGTTGGCGCAGGATCTGGCGCACCAGCAGCAACACCTGTAGCAACACCTGTTGAAGCGCCAGTAACACCAGCAGCACCAGTTGCAGCTGTGGCAGTTGAAGAAGATGCAACTGCATCTGACCGCACAATCGCAAGCCCGGCAGCTCGTAAAATGGCACGCGAAAAAGGAATCGACCTTGCAGCTGTTTCACCAGTAGATCCAATGGGACGGGTTCGTGTACAGGATGTAGAAGCACACGGTACTGCTCCAAAAGCACAGCCTGTGGCAGCTCCAGCACCGTCTGTTGCAACTCAAGACGATGGTCGTGTTACACGCGAAAAAATGACTCGCCGTCGCCAAACAATTGCTAAACGTCTATTGGAAGTTAAACAATCGACAGCAATGCTAACAACGTTTAACGAAATCGACATGACAAATGTGATGGCACTTCGTTCACGTAAGAAGGACCAATTCTTCGAACAAAACGATGTTCGTCTTGGATTTATGTCATTCTTTACAAAAGCAGTTGTTGCAGCACTTAAGAAATATCCATACGTCAACGCGGAAATCGATGGCGACGAAATCATTTTGAAAAACTTCTTTGACATCGGTGTAGCAATCTCAACAGATGGCGGACTTGTCGTGCCAAACGTGGTAGACGCAGACCGTAAAAACTTCGCTGAAATCGAAGGAACAATTGTCGAACTTGCGAAAAAAGCACGCGATAACAAATTGACAATGGCAGACATGACAGGCGGTTCATTCACAATTACAAACGGTGGTGTATTCGGTTCATTGATGTCAACGCCAATTATGAATGGTGCGCAAGTCGGAATCCTTGGCATGCACACAATCCAAAGACGTCCAGTAGCAATCGGAGATAATATCGAAATCCGTCCAATGATGTATGTGGCACTTTCTTATGACCACCGCGTCATCGATGGGAAAGATTCTGTTGGCTTCTTAAAAATGGTTAAAGAATTAATCGAAAATCCTGAAGATCTTCTTCTTGGTTCTTAATAACTTTTAGGCATATAGTAGGCCTTAATCTAATCGGCCCGCTTTCGTTGCGGGTCGTTTTTTTCTTATTTATTTTAACTGAAAGGCGTGATGAACAATGACATTCAAAGATTGGACAACTGCTCCGGCAATTCGAACAGTCGTCTGCAAACATGCAGATGCTGCAAAATATGTCGTGAATAATGTATTAACTCCAGGTAAAGAATACGAAGTGAAAAACGAAACAGAAGAATTTATTTTCGTTTTGGATAACACAGGCAAAGTCGGCGGCTATTACAAAACTTATTTTGAATAAACCGAAAAGCCCGATACAACTGTATCGGGCTTTTCATAAGGAGGAAATTTTTTAGATGAATGCATTAATAGAAAAAGAACATGCACGTCGATCAGAGGAAAATCATGAGTCAGCTGCGCAGCTGTTAATCCAACAAGGTGGCTATGTCTCGCCTGACGCTCATCTGTGGGAGGATGTACTTGTTGCACTTTCCTTGAAAAAACCTGTGTTATTAAAAGGACCTTCAGGTTCTGGAAAGACAAAACTAGCACAAACCATCTCGCATTATTTTCAGCAACCGATGCAAAGCGTCAACTGTTCTGTCGATCTCGATGCCGAATCATTGCTTGGTTTCAAAACAATCATTAGCAAAGACGGGGAGACTGTTATCGAATTCGTTGAAGGTCCTGTTGTCCAAGCAATGAAAAAAGGGCATATTTTATATATTGATGAAATTAATATGGCAAGACCAGAAACATTGCCGATTCTTCACAGCGTGCTTGACCATCGCCGGATGTTAACGAATCCATTTACAGGTGAAGTCATTTACGCACATGAAAACTTTACTGTTATCTCAGCGATTAATGAAGGATATGTGGGAACATCCCCAATGAATGAAGCATTGAAAAACCGTTTTGTGTCGTTCACAGTTCCTTATTTGACAGGAGAACAATTGAAAACGGTCATGATAGATACTTATCCAACCGCCCCACAACAACTTGTTGAGACATTTTTTCAGATTGGCAATGATTTAAAAAAACAAGTGATGAACGGGTTGTTATCTGATGAAGCCGCATCTGTTCGAAGTCTACTTGATGCAATGGGGCTCGCCGAACATATCCCTGTGAAACGTGCAGTTCTGTATGCCATTGCGGAAAAGCTAGATGATAAAATTGAACGAAGGCTGGTTATGGAATTAGTGGATACTTGGGTGAAATGAGGCGATTGCGATGGTGAAGATGAATCGAACCATTCAATTTAATGATGAAACGGTTGATGCCAAGACGCTTTTACTGTACGAGCGATTGGGAAGAGCGCTTGCAGATGCACCCTTTCTTGAGTTAACTGAACGGAAATTACTTGAATTTCGTCCGCAGGAAGGCATTATTTCGATGAGTGTTTTTTGGCGCCATCGAACGGAAGAAGTGATTCATGCAGGCAGGCTTTCTGATATTTATTTATTGACAGTGGGGTATTGGAAACGGTTCGATGTTCGCACTTGGCTTACATTTTCAGATCAATATTGCTCGCACCCACTCAGGAAATTTGCGATGGAGCTTTTATTGTTGCTGGAGGAATTTCGACTCATTGATGCGATTACGAAAGAGAGACCAGGAACAGCAACTTCATTTGATATTAGAAGGGAAGCCTATGTGAGTTTCCATCATAATATGCTGTCTTCAAATTTACAAAAAAGCTTTTTTGCTGACGCGATGATGAATCAGTTATTTGTTTCGCTTCACGAAGGAATGTTTGCCAATACATCTATTGACTGGGGAGTCATTGATATTGGGCTTATCCAATCTGTTTTACAGCATACTTACGATGTGAAAAATACGCAAGAAAATACGTTTATTGCCAGCAGGATTGTTGGGATTATCGAAAGAT
Proteins encoded:
- a CDS encoding CAP domain-containing protein encodes the protein MKKTIAVLMLGSALLLPNNNSVEASYSANKVQVTSSPFQCYVWKGQLYDTKTNKKMIDSYRNHWKKFSDKQTKGTVPAPSKPVESPAPVKPVEKPAQTKPTPAPTPEKPSEVTPEKPVETPQDASISAIEKAVLDLTNAERQKAGLKPLQTDKNLMNSARQKSADMASKNYFSHTSPTYGSPFDQMKANGVTYKAAAENIAMGQRTAEEVVKGWMESPGHRQNILTPGYTHIGIGYDKNGNYWTQQFIQK
- a CDS encoding spore germination protein; the encoded protein is MDEVKSNDSLILYIQNLFHNSADLIVRKISWKDEVATICFFNTLTESSDVNRQIEILRHRSIADLPNWEGTAASSVVAFSASKLIESVTNGFVAVYFPSTNLLMIITIPSFEVRSTSEPSNELVIRGSHEGFVEDTSKNISLIRKHLFIPNLVVKDVRLGKDTNTKVTYLYIDSIAEKDVVGDVKTRIENIDTPKIYSIGQIEDYLEDSVWSPFPQFLNTERPDRVVANLLEGKIVIFTDQSPSALIAPVTFFSFFESPDDFNGRVLVGTFFRILRMSSFLVAVFLPAFYIAVVGFHSEILPFDIARKVKIAVEFIPYRPIIEALIVEIFIEIIREATIRLPAPIGPTIGIVGGLVIGDAIVNAGLVSNLMVVVVAMTAISSFVVPSVEMNTTIRIIRFPFMLAATFFGFFGIAIGTLILFIHMMNRSSLNQPYLSPVVPFDPSRFKNVFFRIPYYKNHKQQQTFTHGGSKQKKVEKT
- a CDS encoding GerAB/ArcD/ProY family transporter, with translation MNFNLSRNQFFLLLFIIQTGSSFFSFPAPFINASGRDAWLIFLVAGAFHYMMLLFYEQNYRHFTIGPFVGWLYKGYWLFVTVVYLAYVDYTLAVWGFPETPQIIVITILVSVSLYANLSRAETVINLSVMLIPLIILFLIFLQFAWKDLVWTNLFPVGESKGGEWAKGLLKAQIAFIGIELYLFFRKHVDIKQKIKGFPLFVYQLVWLIFFFFSIILMLLYFTLPGLERIPEPLLFLLKAQEVTFAERLDLFFLYIWTVWTIVTVTIFSFAAMYVHRLHTNEHHKRDTIIWHVLLVLLPLLFLSKEAIEKLNDIIIYVYLVFGILIPFIVINTNRRKSK
- a CDS encoding Ger(x)C family spore germination protein yields the protein MKKITLISIACSFLLAGCWDERLYKDITIVPIIGYEGEPGKWTGYFTHAVVAAPDSIGFTTVEGSGVSVEEARLDANRKTSEALDPSQVLIVLLTTEAVKTNLTETFDVAYRMPSTRLSSRFVVVEGEMAPYMEKTENMGKELPDYYDENLKTAVYSSVIPDGDIQLATRLLLDEAIDLQLPYMKMSETTGTPEVAGVALFSDKVFSGHTLDAKESMTVQILKKRPGKYAMFTYEWKKDSKIYPVTVTLVTYDKKWDIQDSKINATYKMKFSVNEFAYNHLDKEKTRKEVEKFLSEELSKDFNEVIKKLQEAKSDPVGFGRTVRAFHPRLWKKGKWQDTFSELDIHVRVEAKITRTGILN
- a CDS encoding MATE family efflux transporter, which produces MENTLTLRKKPFKLATIVMPILITQVALYMMTFFDILMTGRYDTYHLAGVTIGSSFWVPVYTGLAGILMGLTPIIAQHIGARQRDEVRPSVQQGLYVAVALAAIVYAIIVFAVTPVLEVMPLEEPVRIVAANYLKGMSIGLFPLFAYTVLRSFFDGFGATRVSMFIILLSAPINIVLNYLLIYGSFGFPELGGAGAGYASGITYWFVFFIACSVAWIRKPFKEFTLFKGWERISFSRWKEILFIGVPIGISIFVETSIFSAVTLMMSNYSTAVISAHQIALNFTSLLYMIPLSISMGATILVGQAVGAGQMRDAKQYSFLGVGLAIAFSFLSIGILLIFREPIASLYTTDAKIIALAIQFFIFAALFQFSDAIQAPVQGALRGYKDVNMTFVMAIISYWVLGLPIGYLMATHTDLGPYGYWVGLIAGLTVGAITLTIRLIYIQKKKFN
- a CDS encoding undecaprenyldiphospho-muramoylpentapeptide beta-N-acetylglucosaminyltransferase translates to MKRPVVLLTGGGTAGHVSVNQALIPVFEEKGYEIHYIGSHTGIEKELIGNGHPEVIYHAIQSGKVRRYFSMKNFSDPFRVGAGIMQALAIIRKVKPEIIFSKGGFVSVPVVLAAKLAKVPVVVHESDLTPGLANKLALPFSNQIFTVFEQTLDYVPAEKSTCTGAIIRPELFEGIREDGLQLARLSGNKPVLLIMGGSQGSAVINEAIRKDLVAILQQFDVIHLCGKDNVDDKLESMAGYTQFEYVTDGLPDLLAASDFAVSRAGSNAIFELLALRKPMLLIPLSAVKSRGDQILNATHFQKLGYAHVLQEEEITNRTLSTKFSVLLETEQQLIEKMKKSLLPKTPEEMVEMILLYRN